Proteins encoded in a region of the Streptomyces akebiae genome:
- a CDS encoding NAD(P)-dependent malic enzyme — protein MAAEIVNPRTDNGDGSTGQEGGGEPLNSLDSFDPAFALHRGGKMAVQATVPIRDKDDLSLAYTPGVARVCTAIAEQPDLVNDYTWKSSVVAVVTDGTAVLGLGDIGPEASLPVMEGKAILFKQFGGVDAVPIALACTDVDEIIETVVRLAPSFGGVNLEDISAPRCFEIEKRLQERLDIPVFHDDQHGTAVVTLAALRNAARLTGRGLGDLRAVISGAGAAGVAIAKMLLEAGLGDVAVADRKGIVSVDREDLTPVKRELAELTNRAGLSGSLEDALAGADVFIGVSGGTVPEEAVASMAENAFVFAMANPNPEVHPDVAHKYAAVVATGRSDYPNQINNVLAFPGIFAGALQVRASRITEGMKIAAAEALASVVGDDLAADYVIPSPFDERVAPAVTAAVAAAARAEGVARR, from the coding sequence GTGGCAGCGGAGATTGTCAATCCTCGCACCGACAACGGCGACGGAAGTACGGGCCAGGAAGGCGGCGGGGAGCCCCTCAATTCCCTCGACTCCTTCGACCCCGCCTTCGCCTTGCACCGCGGCGGCAAGATGGCCGTGCAGGCCACCGTGCCGATCCGGGACAAGGACGACCTGTCCCTCGCCTACACGCCCGGCGTCGCGCGGGTGTGCACCGCCATCGCCGAGCAGCCGGACCTGGTCAACGACTACACCTGGAAGTCCTCGGTCGTCGCCGTCGTGACGGACGGTACGGCGGTCCTCGGCCTCGGTGACATCGGCCCCGAGGCCTCCCTCCCCGTGATGGAGGGCAAGGCGATCCTCTTCAAGCAGTTCGGCGGCGTCGACGCGGTGCCGATCGCGCTCGCCTGCACGGACGTCGACGAGATCATCGAGACCGTGGTCCGCCTCGCTCCCTCGTTCGGCGGTGTGAACCTGGAGGACATCTCCGCGCCCCGCTGCTTCGAGATCGAGAAGCGGCTCCAGGAGCGCCTGGACATCCCGGTCTTCCACGACGACCAGCACGGTACGGCGGTCGTGACGCTGGCGGCCCTGCGGAACGCCGCCCGGCTGACCGGCCGTGGGCTCGGCGATCTGCGCGCCGTGATCTCGGGTGCGGGCGCGGCGGGCGTGGCCATCGCCAAGATGCTGCTGGAGGCCGGCCTCGGTGACGTCGCGGTCGCCGACCGCAAGGGCATCGTCTCCGTGGACCGCGAAGACCTCACCCCGGTCAAGCGGGAACTCGCCGAACTCACCAACCGGGCCGGGCTGTCGGGCTCCCTGGAGGACGCCCTCGCGGGCGCGGACGTCTTCATCGGCGTCTCCGGCGGTACGGTCCCGGAGGAGGCGGTGGCCTCGATGGCGGAGAACGCGTTCGTCTTCGCCATGGCCAACCCCAACCCCGAGGTGCACCCGGACGTCGCCCACAAGTACGCGGCGGTCGTCGCGACCGGGCGCTCCGACTACCCGAACCAGATCAACAACGTCCTCGCCTTCCCGGGGATCTTCGCGGGGGCCCTTCAGGTGCGGGCCTCCCGGATCACCGAGGGGATGAAGATCGCGGCGGCGGAGGCGCTGGCGTCGGTCGTCGGTGACGATCTCGCGGCGGACTACGTCATTCCGTCGCCGTTCGACGAGCGGGTCGCTCCGGCGGTGACCGCGGCGGTCGCGGCGGCGGCTCGGGCGGAGGGCGTGGCTCGGCGCTGA
- a CDS encoding helix-turn-helix domain-containing protein, with amino-acid sequence MTEATDLAERAGDRDPRVGLRAVAALRRLLEQLESVQVRSARNQGWSWQEIAAELGVSRQAVHKKHGRH; translated from the coding sequence ATGACCGAAGCAACGGATCTCGCCGAGCGCGCGGGCGATCGAGACCCCCGGGTCGGGCTGCGGGCCGTCGCCGCACTGCGGAGGCTGCTGGAGCAGTTGGAGTCGGTGCAGGTGCGCAGCGCGCGCAATCAGGGCTGGTCGTGGCAGGAGATCGCCGCGGAACTCGGCGTCAGCAGGCAGGCCGTCCACAAGAAGCACGGGAGGCATTGA
- the sodN gene encoding superoxide dismutase, Ni: MLSRLFAPKVKVSAHCDLPCGVYDPAQARIEAESVKAVQEKMAANDDPHFQARATVIKEQRAELAKHHVSVLWSDYFKPPHFEKYPELHQLVNDALKALSAAKGSTDPATGQKALDYIAQIDKIFWETKKA, translated from the coding sequence ATGCTTTCCCGCCTGTTTGCCCCCAAGGTCAAGGTCAGCGCCCACTGCGACCTGCCCTGCGGCGTGTACGACCCGGCCCAGGCCCGCATCGAGGCGGAGTCGGTGAAGGCCGTGCAGGAGAAGATGGCCGCCAACGACGACCCGCACTTCCAGGCTCGCGCGACCGTCATCAAGGAGCAGCGCGCCGAGCTCGCCAAGCACCATGTGTCGGTCCTCTGGAGCGACTACTTCAAGCCCCCGCACTTCGAGAAGTACCCGGAGCTGCACCAGCTGGTCAACGACGCCCTCAAGGCCCTCTCGGCCGCCAAGGGCTCGACCGACCCGGCGACGGGCCAGAAGGCGCTCGACTACATCGCCCAGATCGACAAGATCTTCTGGGAGACCAAGAAGGCTTGA
- a CDS encoding ABC transporter substrate-binding protein — protein MTASTTCRTTGLRSRTAAVGAIAVAGALLLTGCGDQTKKDNGSDSASTSAAPLADKLPAAVRDKGVINVGSDIAYAPVEYKDESGKVVGIDLDIAAAMGKQLGVDFKFQNATFDTLIGGLAAKRYDIAMSAMTDTKDRQEGIDADTGKKVGAGVDFVDYFTAGVSLYTNKGDDQSIKTWDDLCGKTIAVQRNTFSHDLAKDQAKKCKDDKKKALKIEDFATNPEAETRMRSKGADVVSADYPVAAYSVKTSGGGDYFQIVGDQVEAGPYGIAVAKDNTELRDALQAAVQAIIDNGEYEKIIKKWGVEDGAVTEAKINGGS, from the coding sequence ATGACCGCAAGCACCACCTGTCGTACGACCGGCCTGCGTTCCCGTACAGCCGCGGTCGGAGCGATCGCGGTCGCGGGCGCCCTGCTGCTCACCGGCTGCGGTGACCAGACCAAGAAGGACAACGGCTCCGACAGCGCCTCCACCAGCGCGGCACCGCTGGCGGACAAGCTGCCCGCGGCCGTGCGGGACAAGGGCGTGATCAACGTCGGTTCGGACATCGCCTACGCCCCGGTCGAGTACAAGGACGAGTCGGGCAAGGTCGTCGGCATCGACCTCGACATCGCCGCGGCGATGGGCAAGCAGCTCGGTGTGGACTTCAAGTTCCAGAACGCCACCTTCGACACCCTCATCGGTGGTCTGGCCGCCAAGCGGTACGACATCGCGATGTCGGCCATGACCGACACCAAGGACCGCCAGGAGGGCATCGACGCCGACACCGGCAAGAAGGTCGGCGCCGGCGTCGACTTCGTCGACTACTTCACCGCCGGTGTCTCGCTGTACACCAACAAGGGCGACGACCAGTCCATCAAGACCTGGGACGACCTCTGCGGCAAGACGATCGCCGTGCAGCGCAACACGTTCTCGCACGACCTCGCCAAGGATCAGGCGAAGAAGTGCAAGGACGACAAGAAGAAGGCGCTCAAGATCGAGGACTTCGCCACCAACCCCGAGGCCGAGACCCGGATGCGCTCCAAGGGCGCGGACGTCGTCTCCGCCGACTACCCGGTGGCCGCGTACTCCGTGAAGACCTCGGGCGGCGGCGACTACTTCCAGATCGTGGGCGACCAGGTCGAGGCCGGCCCCTACGGCATCGCCGTGGCGAAGGACAACACCGAGCTGCGTGACGCGCTCCAGGCCGCCGTCCAGGCCATCATCGACAACGGCGAGTACGAGAAGATCATCAAGAAGTGGGGCGTCGAGGACGGCGCCGTCACCGAAGCCAAGATCAACGGCGGCTCCTGA
- a CDS encoding amino acid ABC transporter permease, whose product MTVDVNKTDGPSDTPPAGPEALKAVPVRHPGRYVSAAIALALLGSIVYAFAQAKKINWGAVPDYFFDDRIIEGVLNTLLLTVLSMVIGIVGGILLAVMRLSKNPVTSSVAWFYIWFFRGTPVLVQLFVWFNLGLVFEYINLGPIYKDYWSSFMTPLLTALLGLGLNEAAYMAEICRAGLLSVDEGQTEASHALGMSHAKTLRRIVIPQAMRVIVPPTGNEVINMLKTTSLVSTVQYVDLLKAAQDIGQGSGSTVEMLFLAAAWYLILTSIFSVGQYYLERHYAKGSSRSLPPTPMQRFKTALLPLRRPKGVSA is encoded by the coding sequence GTGACTGTTGACGTCAACAAGACGGACGGTCCCTCGGACACGCCCCCCGCCGGCCCGGAGGCCCTCAAGGCCGTTCCGGTCCGGCACCCGGGGCGCTATGTGTCCGCGGCCATCGCACTCGCCCTCCTCGGTTCGATCGTCTACGCGTTCGCGCAGGCCAAGAAGATCAACTGGGGAGCGGTCCCCGACTACTTCTTCGACGACCGCATCATCGAAGGCGTTCTGAACACCCTGCTGCTCACCGTGCTGTCCATGGTGATCGGCATCGTCGGCGGCATCCTGCTCGCCGTGATGCGGCTGTCCAAGAACCCGGTGACCTCGTCGGTGGCGTGGTTCTACATCTGGTTCTTCCGCGGCACGCCGGTCCTGGTCCAGCTCTTCGTCTGGTTCAACCTGGGCCTGGTCTTCGAGTACATCAACCTCGGGCCGATCTACAAGGACTACTGGTCGTCCTTCATGACCCCGCTGCTGACGGCGCTGCTCGGCCTCGGTCTCAACGAGGCCGCGTACATGGCGGAGATCTGCCGCGCCGGTCTGCTGTCGGTGGACGAGGGGCAGACCGAGGCGTCGCACGCGCTCGGCATGAGCCACGCCAAGACGCTGCGGCGGATCGTGATCCCGCAGGCGATGCGCGTGATCGTGCCGCCCACGGGCAACGAGGTCATCAACATGCTGAAGACCACGTCGCTCGTCTCGACGGTGCAGTACGTGGATCTGCTCAAGGCGGCCCAGGACATCGGACAGGGCTCGGGGTCCACGGTGGAGATGCTGTTCCTCGCCGCCGCCTGGTACCTGATCCTGACCAGCATCTTCAGCGTCGGGCAGTACTACCTGGAGCGGCACTACGCGAAGGGGTCCTCCCGGTCCCTGCCGCCGACACCGATGCAGCGTTTCAAGACGGCCCTGCTGCCGCTGCGCCGTCCGAAGGGAGTCTCGGCATGA
- a CDS encoding Clp protease N-terminal domain-containing protein, producing the protein MFERFTKDARAVVLGAVQHAERARAGEVTEEHLLLSLLDRKASRASFALGALGLAEGERRDSVERALAEARRRGGLSRADTDALSGLGIDLSKIVSRVEEAHGTGALDSGGEGRRRRRPSGRRPFTRDAKDVLTRSLRTAHAHRDLPHARIRSRGGTLVIGDEHILLALTIRPGVPAEVLADHGVTYEALERVLYGVGEAEAG; encoded by the coding sequence ATGTTCGAGCGCTTCACGAAGGATGCCCGGGCCGTGGTCCTGGGCGCGGTCCAGCATGCCGAACGCGCCCGTGCGGGGGAGGTGACCGAGGAGCATCTGCTCCTCTCGCTGCTGGACAGGAAGGCCAGCCGTGCCTCGTTCGCCCTGGGCGCGCTCGGGCTCGCCGAAGGTGAACGCCGCGACTCCGTCGAGCGTGCCCTCGCCGAGGCCCGACGCCGGGGTGGCCTCTCCCGGGCGGACACGGACGCGCTCTCGGGTCTCGGCATCGACCTCTCGAAGATCGTCTCCCGCGTCGAAGAGGCCCATGGGACAGGGGCGTTGGACTCGGGTGGGGAGGGCCGACGGCGGCGTCGGCCGTCGGGGCGTCGTCCCTTCACCCGCGATGCCAAGGACGTCCTCACCCGCTCCCTCCGCACCGCCCACGCCCACCGCGACCTCCCCCACGCTCGAATCCGCTCGCGTGGGGGAACCCTCGTCATCGGCGACGAGCACATCCTCCTCGCCCTCACCATCCGCCCTGGGGTCCCGGCCGAGGTCCTCGCGGACCACGGGGTGACGTACGAGGCGCTGGAGCGGGTTCTCTACGGGGTGGGGGAGGCCGAGGCGGGCTGA
- the sodX gene encoding nickel-type superoxide dismutase maturation protease has product MPEPSQESERGRALLPFGVAEVTGPSMVPTLRHGDQLLVHYGARLGIGDVLVLRHPFQQDLLVVKRIAERRDGGWWVLGDNAYAGGDSTDYGVVPDELVLGKVRFRYRPRPEGQGSPFALARWAFSAARPVFGDRSASRRLRAR; this is encoded by the coding sequence ATGCCGGAGCCGTCGCAGGAGAGCGAGCGGGGCAGGGCCCTCCTGCCCTTCGGGGTGGCCGAGGTCACAGGGCCCTCCATGGTTCCCACGCTGCGCCACGGGGACCAACTGCTCGTCCACTACGGGGCCCGCCTGGGGATCGGTGACGTCCTCGTGTTGCGCCACCCCTTCCAGCAGGATCTGCTCGTCGTGAAGCGGATCGCCGAGCGCCGCGACGGCGGTTGGTGGGTGCTCGGGGACAACGCGTACGCGGGCGGGGACAGTACGGACTACGGGGTCGTCCCCGATGAACTGGTGCTGGGGAAGGTGCGATTCCGGTACCGGCCCCGGCCGGAGGGTCAGGGTTCGCCGTTCGCGCTCGCCCGCTGGGCGTTCTCGGCGGCCAGGCCCGTGTTCGGCGACCGGTCCGCCTCCAGGCGTTTGCGGGCCCGGTAG
- a CDS encoding CGNR zinc finger domain-containing protein, whose protein sequence is MELAHYSDYAVRLVNTEEPTRGKDTLTSVEAVRDLFGPSRQAARRATDADVTRFRSVRARLRSVFEAANDGDETLAVDLLNSLLLEFPVSPQISGHDFRDDDGRPLWHMHLADHPSNATAGYAAIAAMGLAFHLTEYGVDRLGLCEAAPCRNAYLDTSTNRSRRYCSDRCATRANVAAYRARKRLEADRSPNTGLAAENAQRASANGEP, encoded by the coding sequence GTGGAACTGGCCCATTACTCGGACTACGCCGTACGCCTCGTCAACACCGAGGAGCCGACCCGGGGCAAGGACACGCTCACCTCGGTCGAGGCCGTCCGCGATCTCTTCGGGCCCAGCCGGCAGGCGGCCCGGCGGGCGACGGACGCCGACGTCACCCGGTTCCGGTCGGTACGGGCCCGGCTGCGCTCGGTCTTCGAGGCCGCGAACGACGGCGACGAGACCCTCGCCGTGGACCTGCTGAACTCGTTGCTGCTCGAATTCCCGGTGAGCCCGCAGATCTCGGGGCACGACTTCCGGGACGACGACGGCCGCCCTCTGTGGCACATGCACCTGGCGGACCACCCGTCCAACGCGACGGCGGGCTACGCCGCCATCGCCGCGATGGGCCTGGCCTTCCACCTCACCGAGTACGGCGTGGACCGGCTAGGTCTGTGCGAGGCGGCGCCCTGCCGCAACGCCTACCTCGACACCTCCACCAACCGCTCCCGGCGCTACTGCTCGGACCGCTGCGCGACCCGCGCCAACGTGGCGGCCTACCGGGCCCGCAAACGCCTGGAGGCGGACCGGTCGCCGAACACGGGCCTGGCCGCCGAGAACGCCCAGCGGGCGAGCGCGAACGGCGAACCCTGA
- a CDS encoding zinc-binding dehydrogenase, producing the protein MFAAYAARIDRDQPLNGLELGDRPAPESRPGWTTVKVKAASLNHHDLWSLRGVGLAEDKLPMILGCDAAGVDEDGNEVVLHSVIGQTGHGVGPDEPRSILTERYQGTFAELVSVPTWNVLPKPAELSFEEAACLPTAWLTAYRMLFTNAGVRPGDSVLVQGAGGGVATAAIVLGKAAGLRVFATSRDEAKRKRALELGAVEALESGARLPQRVDAVIETVGAATWSHSVKSLRPGGSLVISGATSGDRPSHAELTRIFFLELKVVGSTMGTKDELEDLLSFCAATGVRPVIDEVLPLDRAREGFERLAAGDQFGKIVLTSP; encoded by the coding sequence ATGTTCGCTGCCTACGCCGCCCGCATCGACCGTGACCAACCGCTCAACGGACTGGAGTTGGGCGACCGGCCCGCGCCGGAATCGAGGCCCGGCTGGACGACCGTGAAGGTGAAGGCCGCCTCGCTGAACCACCACGACCTGTGGTCCCTGCGCGGGGTCGGCCTCGCGGAGGACAAGCTGCCCATGATCCTCGGCTGCGACGCCGCGGGCGTCGACGAGGACGGCAACGAGGTCGTCCTGCACTCGGTGATCGGCCAGACGGGCCACGGTGTCGGCCCGGACGAACCCCGCTCGATCCTCACCGAGCGCTACCAGGGCACCTTCGCCGAACTCGTCTCCGTCCCCACCTGGAACGTCCTCCCCAAGCCCGCCGAACTCTCCTTCGAAGAGGCCGCCTGCCTGCCCACCGCCTGGCTGACGGCGTACCGCATGCTCTTCACCAACGCCGGTGTACGACCCGGCGACTCCGTTCTCGTCCAGGGCGCCGGCGGCGGTGTGGCCACCGCCGCGATCGTGCTCGGCAAGGCGGCAGGCCTGCGGGTCTTCGCCACCAGCCGGGACGAGGCCAAGCGCAAGCGGGCCCTGGAGCTGGGCGCCGTGGAGGCGCTGGAGTCGGGGGCACGGCTCCCGCAGCGTGTCGACGCGGTCATCGAGACCGTCGGCGCCGCCACCTGGTCCCACTCGGTGAAGTCCCTGCGCCCCGGCGGCAGCCTCGTCATCTCGGGTGCCACCAGCGGCGACCGCCCCTCCCACGCCGAACTGACCCGTATCTTCTTCCTCGAACTCAAGGTCGTCGGCTCCACGATGGGGACCAAGGATGAGCTGGAGGACCTCCTCTCCTTCTGCGCCGCGACCGGTGTCCGCCCCGTCATCGACGAGGTGCTGCCCCTGGACCGTGCCCGCGAGGGCTTCGAACGCCTCGCGGCCGGCGACCAGTTCGGCAAGATCGTGCTCACCAGCCCCTGA
- a CDS encoding amino acid ABC transporter ATP-binding protein: MTAMVKAEGIHKSFGPVEVLKGIDLEVRTGEVFCLIGPSGSGKSTFLRCINHLEKINAGRLYVDGELVGYRQKGDKLYELKDSEVALKRRDIGMVFQRFNLFPHMTAAENVMEAPVQVKGVSRAQARERAHELLERVGLGDKAGNYPSQLSGGQQQRVAIARALAMEPKLMLFDEPTSALDPELVGDVLDVMRDLAESGMTMVVVTHEMGFAREVGDSLVFMDGGVVVESGNPRDVLTNPQEERTQSFLSKVL; encoded by the coding sequence ATGACCGCCATGGTGAAGGCCGAGGGCATCCACAAGTCGTTCGGCCCCGTCGAGGTCCTCAAGGGCATCGATCTGGAGGTGCGGACGGGCGAGGTGTTCTGCCTCATCGGTCCGTCCGGCTCCGGCAAGTCGACCTTCCTCAGGTGCATCAACCATCTTGAGAAGATCAACGCCGGACGGCTGTACGTCGACGGCGAACTGGTCGGCTACCGCCAGAAGGGCGACAAGCTGTACGAACTCAAGGACAGCGAGGTCGCGCTCAAGCGGCGTGACATCGGCATGGTGTTCCAGCGCTTCAACCTGTTCCCGCACATGACGGCCGCGGAGAACGTGATGGAGGCGCCGGTCCAGGTCAAGGGCGTCAGCAGGGCCCAGGCCCGTGAGCGCGCCCATGAGCTGCTGGAGCGCGTCGGCCTCGGCGACAAGGCGGGCAACTACCCGTCGCAGCTCTCCGGCGGCCAGCAGCAGCGGGTGGCCATCGCCCGGGCCCTGGCCATGGAGCCGAAGCTGATGCTCTTCGACGAGCCGACCTCGGCGCTCGACCCGGAGCTGGTGGGCGACGTCCTCGACGTCATGCGCGACCTGGCCGAGTCCGGGATGACGATGGTCGTCGTCACCCACGAGATGGGCTTCGCCCGCGAGGTCGGCGACAGCCTGGTCTTCATGGACGGCGGTGTGGTGGTCGAGTCCGGCAACCCCCGTGACGTGCTGACGAACCCGCAGGAAGAGCGGACGCAGTCGTTCCTGTCCAAGGTCCTCTGA
- a CDS encoding class I SAM-dependent methyltransferase yields MTTTAGTDWQAWQESWDRQQELYLPDREERFRVMLDMVEAFIGPEPRVLDLACGTGSITSRLLARFPEAVSTGVDLDPALLAIAEGTFEGDRRVAFVTADLTDPDWPTRLPYDSYDAVLTATALHWLHSEPLAALYGQVAELLRDGGVFMNADHMIDESTPRINAAERAHRHAGMEQARADGVVDWAAWWQLAAQDPVLAAPTARRFEIYGEHADGDFHSVDWHARVLRDQGFAEARAVWCSPADSMVLAVK; encoded by the coding sequence ATGACCACCACGGCCGGAACCGACTGGCAGGCCTGGCAGGAGAGCTGGGACCGGCAGCAGGAGCTGTATCTGCCGGACCGTGAGGAGCGGTTCCGGGTGATGCTCGACATGGTGGAGGCCTTCATCGGCCCCGAGCCCCGCGTCCTCGACCTCGCCTGCGGTACGGGTTCCATCACGTCCAGGCTGCTGGCGCGGTTCCCCGAGGCCGTCAGCACCGGCGTGGACCTCGACCCGGCCCTCCTCGCCATCGCCGAGGGCACGTTCGAGGGCGACCGGCGGGTCGCCTTCGTCACCGCCGACCTCACCGACCCCGACTGGCCGACCCGGCTGCCGTACGACTCGTACGACGCCGTCCTGACGGCCACAGCCCTGCACTGGCTGCACAGCGAACCCCTCGCCGCCCTCTACGGTCAGGTCGCGGAACTCCTCCGCGACGGCGGTGTCTTCATGAACGCGGACCACATGATCGACGAGTCGACGCCCCGGATCAACGCGGCGGAGCGCGCGCACCGGCACGCGGGTATGGAACAAGCCAGGGCGGACGGTGTCGTCGACTGGGCCGCATGGTGGCAGCTCGCCGCCCAGGACCCCGTGCTCGCCGCGCCGACGGCCCGCCGTTTCGAGATCTACGGCGAACACGCCGACGGTGACTTCCACAGCGTCGACTGGCACGCCCGGGTCCTGCGCGATCAGGGCTTCGCCGAGGCCCGCGCGGTGTGGTGCTCGCCCGCCGACTCGATGGTGCTGGCGGTGAAGTAG